The genomic segment GACAATTTGTGCCTCTGTATGCTGCTTTAGATcaatattgcatttattttattaatccaGTATGTTTTTGTCTCAGAATTTCTGTCATGTCACTAAAGCTGAGTCATGCATGGCTTTGTGGTGGAGCTGAGAAATGCaggttttttcttttgatttttacagaatctggtcaagaaaaaaaaaaggatttttggcaaaatttaaaatgtgattttgtttaaattttaagACTTTTAAGACTAAATTTtaagatttgtttaattttggaaCTGAAAGACACACATGATCCTTTCgaacaacttattttggatcgtTGAAAATCCATCAGTTCTCAGATataattttggcagtttttaaaGATTACATTCCTTTTCAAATCTACCAGCAGGTTTGGGGGCTCAAAAAGTTTAagttttaattgaaaaaaaaacacaactggtAACTGAAAATAATCTGCACGTTAATGAATGTGAATCATTtgaaaacaatcacattcaacATATAGTGGAGAAAAAGTGCTATAGAGAGTCTGTAATACCCTGGACTTGTTTGCTGGTCTCCTGGAGGTGATGGGTCTTGTCCCGGACTGGACTCGACTTCCTTTGATGCAGGCCCGACTGACCCCAGATGTCCTGGAGGTGTTATTGCTGAAAAGGATGAGCCTCAGCATCACTGTGGGACACAAAGACCTGCCCAGTGTTAACCTGACCTCCAGGCCGCTCCGCCAGGTGATGTACGAGCTGCTGCTGGGTGAACAGAGGTCAGTGCCTGTGGAGGAGAGGGACCGAGAGGGGCTAAAGCTGACGTTCATTCCAGTCAAACCAACCTGCAGCAAGGTCGTTCAGCGTCTCAGACTCAACTCACTGAACAAGGTGATGACACTTATACCCAAATTGAATTCATCATTACTATTAGTGTTTCTGCCTTCAAACATCTCTCAGTAAATGAAGTTTCCTTTCATGTACTGACTTTGTTCCACATTACTTCCTGCTGTATGGTGGCCCTAGGCAAAGCTGTCTGAACGTCTCCAGGTCCTGCTGGAGGCCCTGGGGGTGACCGAGGCCACACTGAGGGTTCTGTCGCCTCAGCTGCGCCTCCCGGTGGCCGTCACCTGCTACTGGCTACAGAGAGCTCAGCCTCCACCAGacctgaagctgctgaaggCGCTGCTGCTGGGAATGACCAACGAGAACGTACTGAGAGCCAGAGAAGGTTACAAACTCTAATACAGACAGGCCACATTACTTCAGTTCATCATCAACAGCTCTGGCATCTCTTACTAGATCCTTAAACAGGATTATCAGCCAAAACACCAGTATGAATGTATAATGCACAATCAAGTAATTCAGAAACTTTGTCTATtaaattcaaaagtttggtcGTCATCCATGTCCATACCAGAAAAGCTCTTAAACAACAGAAATCTACAGATTTTGGTAGTTTTATTTAAGCAGAGGGGAACTTTTCTCAGCTCtaatatgttttaatatttgCAGGTTTTTCTAGTGTAAGGCTGATGAAGCAGCTTACGAAGGAGACGTGTCTATTTGTGTTGCAGCTACGCAAGTTCAACATCCACACGGTAAACTAAAGCTGGATGTGGCTCATGCATTCAACCAGTGGCAGGTCTGCCTTAGGGACAGCATCCACCTGAATCAGCTGCTTGGCTTCCCTCTGCCTGAGCCGGATGTTGCACGGTGAGACTTTGCATTTCAtccaaacacaaataaaaccctTAACATGTTTCAGAATGAGAACAAAGATGTGGGCTCACTGACTTCCGAAATAAAACAGGATACGTGTTGACGCTTCAAGAGAGCAGCCATATTGGTTGAAATATCTGCAGGGAAATTATCACACATGTTCAAGACAGTAAAATATTGCTGCTGGatttgacatttctttcattCAGCCTCATCAGTTTGCACaaggtcttgttttttttttagtcgctgtggattaatttttcactgcaatataaagtcttgAGGGCAGTAAAACTCAGAGATgccttttgtgcagtatgacacagaatgtcaaatcaaaaaataagtaattctttgattatttattttacagaaagtaaaaacatgccatcaacttgcccatttttccaagtgtccacaggtgttaccaacgCTGGAAAAGAGACAGGCTTCATATGCTATAGATATTTAACTCACTACATCACTTATTCTGACTgcgtcatactgcacagaaatcATTTCTGCGTTCTCTGTCCTTCTgccatagttgtgctgtttccatcgATGTGCAGgattttttactgcagtaacAGTTGAGCccacattaaaaatgagacaagagcaaaaaaaaaaaaaaaaaaaaacacagaaactgctgcaggtgttcagagggttaaagttgATGGAACATCAAAGGTTTGGAATGAGAAAagaatgacagaacattttCTGAGCTGCAAAAAATAGTCAGTCTGGAGGAACAAAAGCATTTTAAGGCTCCTGTTGGACTGAAAATCTCCATGTTGTCCTCATGATGTTGTTCAGGTTGTATCAGGGGACACTGGTCCACCAGCTGGTCAACAGGATGAGGAGAGGGGGAAGACTGAAGGCCTTCCTGAGGAGCGACCAGTCCAGCATGAAGCAATACCACACAATGTTGTCTATCATCCAACAGTTTCATGCCCAGGAGGAATCCACGCCCTCAGAGACCCATCAGAAAGCGGCAGCACGGAGTCATCCTCTCAACGACCTCACGGCCAACCTGCAATGGTTATACGACAATGAGGAAGTCAGCAGCACAGTGCGAGTGCAAGAGGAGCCGGAGCTGGTCGACCAAGTGTCAGTGAGAACTCGCTACAGAACCAAGGAGAGGAGAAACAGGAGCAACAAACCAGAGCTGGCCCGGAAGGAGGAGTGCCGAGGCCAAGACCTCCTCTGATAAAGAGCTTGGCACTGACTGCTCTTTACTCAGCAAGACGACATCAGAAATCCTGTCAGGCCACTCCAGGTTTCATCTTTCTGCTACTGAATTTATTCCTTTACATGCATTTCCCACAGGGATGACAAGATGAGTTCACGGGAAGTCTTGAGATGGTACAACAAAACCAAAACG from the Acanthochromis polyacanthus isolate Apoly-LR-REF ecotype Palm Island chromosome 12, KAUST_Apoly_ChrSc, whole genome shotgun sequence genome contains:
- the LOC127536389 gene encoding protein asteroid homolog 1-like encodes the protein MGVQGLDTFLDNHQRIFRDVEFRMSRLVVDGSNLLYLLYFNSGLDQNHGGEYAAFEALIERFIVALRTCEVTPYVVLDGGSDLTDKKLETVTKRAEDLIEKAHQAAVGGGKEKILPLLAKLVFKQTLARLEVLVAQCFGEADQEIAALASEWNCPVLSGDSDFYIFDLPAGLLPFCYFQWENVKLNGLQSFIACKRYYTSSFCIFFGIQRQLLPTFAVLGGNDYVNLQTISWTQFAPSDNETLSNLEKLSNLEKLLCWLKGFQQPQEALEAALELMGELSKNSKAELLQNLFVGMEEYQVPFSSLTGFFLHRMAPLFPAVKEVMGLVPDWTRLPLMQARLTPDVLEVLLLKRMSLSITVGHKDLPSVNLTSRPLRQVMYELLLGEQRSVPVEERDREGLKLTFIPVKPTCSKVVQRLRLNSLNKAKLSERLQVLLEALGVTEATLRVLSPQLRLPVAVTCYWLQRAQPPPDLKLLKALLLGMTNENVLRAREATQVQHPHGKLKLDVAHAFNQWQVCLRDSIHLNQLLGFPLPEPDVARLYQGTLVHQLVNRMRRGGRLKAFLRSDQSSMKQYHTMLSIIQQFHAQEESTPSETHQKAAARSHPLNDLTANLQWLYDNEEVSSTVRVQEEPELVDQVSVRTRYRTKERRNRSNKPELARKEECRGQDLL